The genomic DNA TCAGGTTGATCTTGGCATAGTTCTCGATAAATCGCTGGTCGTAACGGTCCTCGGCATCATAAACAGAGAACACGATCAACATGGAGTTCTGACGTTTCTGAGTCGTCACACCGATCTGAGTTACTTCGGCCGGCAGCAAACCTTGTGCCATCGAAACACGATTCTGCACATTGACGGCAGCCATGTCAGGATCGGTACCCTGTTTAAAATAAATGGAGATTTCGGCCGATCCGTTATTCGAAGCCGACGAAGTCATGTACATCATGTTCTCCACACCATTGATCTGATCTTCCAGCGGCGCAATCACACTATTCAATACCGTCTGTGCGTTTGCCCCCGTATAAGTAGCTTTCACCGAAACGGTTGGAGGGGCAATATCCGGATATTGGGTAATAGGCAAGGACAGCAAGCCTAATATACCCAGTATGACAATCAAGATGGAGATCACCGTTGAGAGCACCGGGCGGTTTATAAATCTATCTAATTTCATATCTTCTGTTTTTAACGAACAAATGGAAGTTATTAATTAAAAGCGGTCTTCAGATTACCTTCGTTCTGATCTTTCAAGGCCTGATCATATTTCGCTTTCTGCTGTTCCGGCGTGATCGGCTGGATAGCCTGGCCGTCATGGAGGTTCTGTACGCCTTCAATCACGATTTTGTCACCGGATTTCAAACCATTTGTCACCAGGTAATTCTTCCCGTCATCCAGATTAGAGATCTGAATCTCCGTATTCTTCACGGAATTGTCCGCCTGCAAGACGAAAACAAACTTTTTGTCCTGGATTTCGACAGTAGCGGACTGAGGGATAATAATAATCCCATCCATCGTGTATGGGAATATGATGTTGCCGGTACCGCCGCTTCTCAATATATTTTTATCATTCGGGAAAACAGCACGCATGCTGACAGAGCCGGTTGACTGGTCGATTACACCGCTAACGGCATCGATCTTGCCTTCCGACTGATAAGTTGTGCCGTCAGACAGCTGCAAGCGGACAGCCGGCATCTTTTCCAGCTGTTCTTTCAAAGTGCCCCCGGCTCTTGTCAGACGCAGCAGCTCTTTCTCCGTCATAGAAAAATAAACATACACGTCGTTGATTTCGGATACGGTTGTCAACGGCTGCGAAACAGAAGGGCTGACCAGACTTCCGATACGGTACGGAAATGTACCGACAACGCCATTCGACGGGCTTGTCACCGTACAGAAAGATAAATTCTGATTTGCGCTTACCAAAGATGCTTCTGCCTGAGCCAGGCTTGCCTTGGCAGACATAAGCTGGTTGACCGCTGTCTGATACTCAAAATCACTGATAATCTTCTGATCGAACAAAGCCTTTTTATTCTTTTCGGTCAGGGTCAAAGTAGCGACATTGGCTTTAGCCATCTCGACAGCCGCTTTTGCCTGTCCGACCGCAGCAGCATACTGGGTCGGATCGATCTGGAACAAAGCCTGCCCTTTACGAACTGTTGCTCCTTCATCCACACATAACTTAACGATAAAACCCGAAACCTGGGGGCGTACCTCAATATCCTGCGTTCCTCTGATCGTCGCCGGATAGGATGTTGTCTGGTCGCTCGTTGTCGAATTGACAGCAAGGACAGCAAATTCATTATCCCCTAACTTCATACCGCTTTGATTGTTCCCGCAAGCGGTTAATAAAGATACCCCTACTGCAAACAATGCAATTTGCCTTAATTGGGTAATAGTAGTTCTCAACATTTGTTTATCCATATTCATTATTATATATCTTCTATACTATTCTTGTTTTAGTCATTAGAAGGCC from Parabacteroides merdae ATCC 43184 includes the following:
- a CDS encoding efflux RND transporter periplasmic adaptor subunit; translated protein: MDKQMLRTTITQLRQIALFAVGVSLLTACGNNQSGMKLGDNEFAVLAVNSTTSDQTTSYPATIRGTQDIEVRPQVSGFIVKLCVDEGATVRKGQALFQIDPTQYAAAVGQAKAAVEMAKANVATLTLTEKNKKALFDQKIISDFEYQTAVNQLMSAKASLAQAEASLVSANQNLSFCTVTSPSNGVVGTFPYRIGSLVSPSVSQPLTTVSEINDVYVYFSMTEKELLRLTRAGGTLKEQLEKMPAVRLQLSDGTTYQSEGKIDAVSGVIDQSTGSVSMRAVFPNDKNILRSGGTGNIIFPYTMDGIIIIPQSATVEIQDKKFVFVLQADNSVKNTEIQISNLDDGKNYLVTNGLKSGDKIVIEGVQNLHDGQAIQPITPEQQKAKYDQALKDQNEGNLKTAFN